GGAACTGGCCCGTCAGGTCACGCGGCGCCTCCGTGGCGAGCCACGTTACTGTGTCGGCGCCTTGTTGGACCGTGCGCGGGGCATTCGCGCCGCCCATATCGGTCTTGACCCAGCCCGGACAAACAGAGTTTACGGTAACGCCTTTGTCTCGGAGAGCGGCCGCAAACTGGCGGGTGACCGCGTTGAGTGATGTTTTGGAAATGCTGTACGCGGGATGCATGTCAGCCATATCGGTTAACTGCCCAAGCCCGCTGGACACATTGACCACGGTCGCACCGGAGCTTTTCGTGAGCAACGGAAGAAATGCCTGCGTCATGTGCAAAGGACCAAGGGTATTTGTCTTTAACGTACGGAGCAATAGTTCATCCGGTACTTCTGTGATATTGC
This portion of the Verrucomicrobiia bacterium genome encodes:
- a CDS encoding SDR family oxidoreductase, which produces MAKKRIALVTGANKGIGYEIARQLGEKGYHVLVGARKAEAGKQAVASLQKGRASAEFVEIDVSDRASIQQAAKAVAAQFDHLDALINNAAIMEDKGNITEVPDELLLRTLKTNTLGPLHMTQAFLPLLTKSSGATVVNVSSGLGQLTDMADMHPAYSISKTSLNAVTRQFAAALRDKGVTVNSVCPGWVKTDMGGANAPRTVQQGADTVTWLATEAPRDLTGQFLRDRNVIPW